A single genomic interval of Alteromonas sp. CI.11.F.A3 harbors:
- a CDS encoding YceI family protein: MVTTRIRKVTTALLACGLAFPALADWNLDGDTSVLHFLSTKNSQITEVHKFDSFEGSVSNAGKLRVSVNLASVNTSIDIRNTRMQDMLFNVTEFAEATFDATLPESMLNLADGEVVNGRVDGILTLHGMAVPTSFSVMASKVDADTLTVSTTAPTLIKAESFGLTAGIEALQKIAGLKSITTTVPVSFSVTFTQ; encoded by the coding sequence ATGGTGACGACACGTATTCGTAAGGTAACAACTGCCTTGCTTGCATGCGGTCTTGCGTTTCCTGCACTCGCTGACTGGAACCTAGATGGCGACACCAGTGTTTTGCATTTCCTTTCTACCAAGAATTCACAAATTACCGAAGTACATAAATTCGATAGTTTTGAAGGCAGTGTATCTAATGCTGGAAAATTGCGTGTGTCGGTTAATTTGGCGTCGGTAAATACGTCAATCGATATTCGTAATACACGTATGCAAGACATGCTATTCAACGTTACTGAATTTGCTGAAGCAACATTCGACGCCACTCTACCTGAATCGATGCTAAATTTAGCCGATGGCGAAGTAGTCAACGGCAGAGTAGATGGTATTTTAACGCTGCACGGTATGGCGGTTCCTACTAGCTTTTCAGTGATGGCAAGCAAGGTAGACGCCGACACCTTAACGGTTTCAACTACCGCGCCTACGCTAATTAAAGCGGAGTCTTTCGGATTAACAGCAGGAATTGAAGCATTGCAAAAAATTGCAGGGCTTAAAAGTATTACTACCACGGTTCCGGTTTCTTTCTCCGTCACTTTCACGCAGTAA
- the cysQ gene encoding 3'(2'),5'-bisphosphate nucleotidase CysQ yields MPDEHPHSELLELAKTVAVEAGEAVLKVYDKGDFDAYQKEDDSPVTSADYLANDIIVKRLSDATPDIPILSEENKHASLEERKDWPRYWLIDPIDGTQEFIARSGDFAVNIALIENNQPKIGVIFWPPGQSLYFAEKGKGAFKSSPDGEEKIAVRKLDDPKNSVVMIAISRRQSREKVLGRMCAKRVYQTLPLGSCSLKACFIAEGKADVFMRIGVTGEWDTGASQCIVSEAGGSIAAANFEPLTYNQRHSLENPDFVVMGDQRVPWKDVVQYNDFVNPHRN; encoded by the coding sequence ATGCCCGATGAACACCCCCACAGCGAACTATTAGAGCTCGCAAAAACCGTTGCCGTTGAAGCCGGCGAAGCTGTGCTTAAAGTGTATGATAAAGGCGATTTTGACGCTTACCAAAAAGAAGACGATTCTCCGGTTACTAGCGCCGACTACCTAGCCAACGATATTATTGTTAAACGCTTAAGCGACGCTACCCCCGACATTCCTATCTTGTCTGAAGAAAATAAGCATGCCAGCCTAGAAGAGCGAAAGGACTGGCCACGTTATTGGCTTATCGATCCTATCGACGGTACGCAAGAATTTATTGCCCGAAGCGGCGACTTTGCGGTGAACATAGCGCTTATTGAAAATAACCAGCCTAAAATTGGTGTTATTTTCTGGCCTCCTGGCCAATCGCTGTATTTTGCTGAAAAGGGGAAAGGGGCATTTAAGTCGTCACCTGACGGTGAAGAGAAGATTGCCGTACGTAAGCTCGACGATCCTAAAAACAGTGTGGTGATGATTGCCATTAGTCGCAGGCAAAGCCGAGAAAAAGTATTAGGTCGCATGTGTGCAAAACGGGTTTATCAAACCCTGCCATTAGGCAGCTGCTCACTGAAAGCCTGCTTTATTGCAGAAGGTAAGGCCGATGTGTTTATGCGAATTGGCGTAACCGGTGAGTGGGATACAGGCGCATCACAGTGCATTGTATCTGAAGCAGGCGGCAGTATTGCGGCCGCTAACTTCGAACCGCTTACCTATAACCAACGCCATTCGCTAGAAAACCCAGATTTTGTGGTAATGGGCGATCAAAGAGTGCCATGGAAAGATGTTGTCCAGTATAATGATTTTGTAAACCCTCATCGTAATTAG
- the nudE gene encoding ADP compounds hydrolase NudE: MRKIDPNKPLPQIHNREIVAQSKLFRVERLDLEFSNGATREFERMAGGNRGAVMIVPMIDKDTMVLIREYAAGTHSYQLGFPKGLIDPGESALEAADRELKEEAGFGANDLIELHKVSMAPTFFNANMTIVIARDLYPEQLEGDEPEPLEVIHWPLAEADALLAREDFIEARCIAALLLAQKWLKDQ; this comes from the coding sequence ATGCGAAAAATTGACCCGAACAAGCCGTTACCGCAAATTCACAATCGGGAAATTGTTGCCCAAAGTAAGCTTTTTCGCGTAGAGCGCCTAGACTTAGAGTTTTCTAATGGTGCAACGCGAGAGTTTGAACGGATGGCAGGAGGCAATCGTGGCGCCGTCATGATTGTTCCCATGATTGATAAAGATACCATGGTATTGATTCGTGAATATGCCGCAGGTACTCACTCCTATCAACTTGGCTTTCCAAAAGGCCTTATCGATCCTGGCGAGTCCGCCCTTGAAGCTGCCGATAGAGAATTGAAAGAAGAAGCAGGTTTTGGTGCGAATGACCTGATTGAATTACACAAAGTTAGCATGGCACCTACCTTTTTTAATGCCAACATGACCATTGTAATAGCAAGAGATTTATACCCTGAACAACTTGAGGGTGATGAACCAGAGCCATTGGAAGTTATTCACTGGCCCCTTGCTGAGGCAGACGCGTTACTGGCTCGTGAAGATTTTATAGAAGCCCGCTGTATCGCTGCGCTGTTGCTTGCTCAAAAATGGTTGAAGGACCAATAG
- the yrfG gene encoding GMP/IMP nucleotidase: MPFLPWNEIDTVLLDMDGTLLDLHYDNRFWLDHLPTRLAEIKGIPEQECRDMMASHYEKVHGQIQWYCLDYWAETLDIDIMPIKRELAHLIEIRPDTVPFLEALHQSGREVVLVTNAHQGSLSLKIERTQLDAHIDNLISTHEFGVTKESQLLWQKLHARLNFNPARTLFVDDTIRILDAAKEFGIQHLLAVDNPDHTLPHRNITEFPAVTDYRLMLDDILANPVSSDEGGKHAK; the protein is encoded by the coding sequence TTGCCCTTTCTGCCCTGGAATGAAATTGATACGGTGTTGTTGGATATGGACGGCACCCTACTGGATTTGCACTACGACAACCGGTTTTGGCTAGACCATTTGCCAACCCGTTTGGCTGAAATCAAAGGTATTCCTGAACAAGAATGTCGTGACATGATGGCCTCGCATTATGAAAAGGTGCACGGTCAAATTCAGTGGTATTGCCTCGATTATTGGGCAGAAACGCTGGATATCGATATTATGCCGATAAAGCGTGAGTTGGCGCACCTTATTGAAATTCGTCCCGACACCGTCCCTTTCTTAGAGGCGCTGCATCAGTCTGGTCGCGAGGTCGTGTTAGTCACTAATGCGCACCAAGGTAGCTTATCGTTAAAAATAGAGCGTACTCAGTTAGACGCGCACATCGATAACTTAATCTCCACCCATGAGTTTGGTGTCACTAAGGAGTCGCAGTTACTGTGGCAGAAGCTGCATGCACGTTTAAACTTCAATCCAGCGCGAACCTTGTTTGTAGACGACACAATACGAATTTTAGATGCAGCCAAGGAATTCGGCATACAGCATCTTCTTGCAGTTGATAACCCAGACCACACATTGCCGCATCGCAACATCACCGAATTTCCTGCTGTTACCGACTATCGCCTCATGTTAGATGATATTTTGGCAAACCCTGTCTCTAGCGACGAAGGAGGTAAACATGCTAAGTAA
- the yjjX gene encoding inosine/xanthosine triphosphatase, producing MLSKLFVGSKNPVKVNAALITLSISLEQDFDVYEVGVPSGVSEQPMSEEETRLGAVNRVKALIDMHKDDTNDSWYVAIEGGVDVFEDGPATFAYVAIYNGGRMSIGRSANLPLPVSVYQALQRGEELGPVMDKLFNTTNVKQKGGAIGLLTLNHASRQSVYEVALTLAMAKFHFPDLYTD from the coding sequence ATGCTAAGTAAATTGTTTGTAGGCTCTAAAAATCCTGTAAAAGTGAATGCTGCGCTTATCACCTTGTCGATTAGCCTAGAGCAGGATTTCGATGTGTATGAAGTTGGCGTGCCTAGTGGGGTATCTGAGCAGCCAATGAGTGAAGAGGAAACTCGTTTAGGCGCGGTGAACCGCGTAAAAGCACTTATTGATATGCATAAAGACGATACAAACGACTCATGGTACGTGGCTATTGAAGGGGGCGTGGATGTGTTCGAAGACGGCCCTGCTACCTTTGCTTATGTAGCGATTTATAATGGTGGACGCATGTCGATAGGCCGAAGTGCCAACTTGCCGTTACCCGTTAGTGTGTATCAAGCATTACAGCGGGGCGAAGAGCTTGGGCCTGTTATGGATAAACTATTCAATACCACCAATGTGAAGCAAAAAGGGGGCGCGATTGGCTTACTTACCCTTAACCACGCTTCTAGACAAAGTGTTTATGAAGTGGCGCTTACACTCGCCATGGCCAAATTTCATTTTCCCGACTTATATACCGATTAA
- a CDS encoding NAD-dependent succinate-semialdehyde dehydrogenase, with product MSETINTYNPATGEKLDHYHLMSADDAEQAVTRSQEAYLNWRRTSFDARAQLFNNLADLMEERIDDLTSLMTREMGKVTEQGKQEVQLCANICRYTAEHGAEILEDEHRIFEGGRAIISYQPIGVILGIQPWNFPLYQVIRYSVSNIMAGNTTVLKHAKNVFGMAVAIQQMYEDAGFPKNVYQSLLIDGGTASDLIKHKHVRGVTFTGSDEVGKQVAKEAASLSKKTVMELGSNDAFIVLADADIDQAVETCIMGRVINNGETCVAAKRFVIVDSIYDEFRDKFVAQCKKLKVGDPADENTDLGPMAREDLRDELHDQVKASLEAGATLSLGGEVPDSSGYFYPITVLENVSPGMPAYDDELFGPVASLIRVRDDKEAMTVANDSRYGLGGGIFSTDTDNAIALAKNEFDTGMVNINGYSLAQPNLPFGGVKDSGYGREHGGYGMREFVNIKTIMIAEQQNS from the coding sequence ATGAGCGAGACAATCAACACGTACAACCCAGCAACGGGTGAGAAGCTAGATCATTATCATTTGATGTCAGCGGATGATGCAGAGCAAGCAGTAACCCGCTCACAAGAAGCCTATTTAAACTGGCGCAGAACTTCTTTTGACGCCCGTGCCCAATTATTCAATAACCTTGCTGATTTAATGGAAGAGCGTATTGACGATTTAACCAGCCTAATGACCCGAGAAATGGGTAAGGTAACCGAGCAAGGTAAGCAAGAAGTACAGCTATGTGCAAATATCTGTCGATATACGGCAGAACATGGTGCCGAAATTCTTGAAGATGAACATCGTATTTTTGAAGGCGGTCGCGCCATTATCAGCTACCAGCCTATTGGCGTAATTTTAGGCATTCAGCCTTGGAACTTCCCACTTTATCAAGTTATTCGCTACAGTGTTTCTAACATTATGGCGGGTAATACGACGGTACTTAAACATGCGAAAAATGTATTTGGGATGGCCGTGGCTATCCAGCAAATGTATGAAGATGCAGGCTTCCCTAAAAACGTTTACCAGTCGCTATTGATTGATGGCGGTACGGCGAGCGACTTAATTAAGCATAAACATGTTCGCGGCGTAACCTTTACAGGCAGTGACGAAGTGGGCAAGCAGGTTGCTAAAGAAGCAGCAAGTTTGTCGAAAAAGACGGTAATGGAGCTAGGTAGTAACGATGCCTTCATCGTGCTTGCGGATGCCGATATCGACCAAGCGGTTGAAACCTGCATTATGGGCCGTGTAATTAACAACGGTGAAACCTGTGTAGCAGCCAAGCGATTTGTTATCGTCGATAGTATTTATGATGAGTTTAGAGATAAGTTTGTTGCCCAGTGCAAGAAACTTAAAGTGGGCGACCCTGCGGACGAAAACACCGATCTTGGACCTATGGCACGTGAAGATTTACGTGATGAATTACATGACCAAGTTAAAGCGTCACTTGAAGCGGGTGCAACGCTATCGTTGGGCGGAGAAGTACCAGATAGTAGTGGTTATTTTTACCCTATCACTGTTTTAGAAAATGTCTCACCAGGTATGCCGGCGTATGACGATGAATTATTCGGTCCAGTGGCTTCGCTAATTCGTGTTCGTGACGACAAGGAAGCGATGACAGTGGCAAATGATTCACGCTACGGTCTTGGTGGTGGTATCTTTAGTACTGATACCGACAACGCTATTGCGCTTGCTAAAAACGAGTTCGACACGGGTATGGTGAATATCAACGGTTATTCGTTAGCTCAACCTAACTTGCCATTTGGCGGTGTTAAAGACAGTGGTTACGGTCGTGAACATGGTGGCTACGGTATGCGTGAATTCGTTAATATCAAAACCATCATGATTGCAGAGCAACAAAACAGCTAA
- a CDS encoding MBL fold metallo-hydrolase codes for MLVTSMKSSSARVAKPHGSHLGSSLGASETFKLGLSSKLSIGLGLFTSAFLVCAEPASTPEATAGDSVNQTSVHNASMDNSATTVCEGISLQVLGSGGPELDDGRASTSYLLWKDDKGRVLVDAGSGSSVQFGASGADFTDIDTILLSHLHTDHAADLPSFIKGSYFTRRDTDLSVYGPAGNDLMPSIQAYLDALIGKEGAFKYLSSYTQEGEDDYKVSAHTIADNAFSTSINNDISIDAVSVHHGPIPALAWKVTIDECVAVFSGDTNNADGTLANFAKHADVLVLHNAIEDIEKGAGSAATNLHMTPKQIIEIAKASEAKRIVLSHIMKRSEAGLDGLTEAIAVIAPGRVFAAQDLMNIPLVSDLSSEEGR; via the coding sequence ATGTTAGTCACATCCATGAAATCTAGTTCAGCCCGCGTTGCGAAGCCGCACGGTTCACATCTAGGTTCAAGTTTAGGCGCAAGTGAAACGTTTAAACTTGGACTGAGTAGTAAATTAAGTATTGGGCTGGGGTTGTTTACCTCGGCCTTTTTAGTTTGTGCAGAGCCCGCCTCTACGCCTGAGGCAACGGCTGGTGATTCCGTTAATCAAACGTCTGTGCATAATGCATCAATGGATAATAGCGCCACTACGGTGTGCGAAGGAATTTCGTTGCAGGTGCTTGGCTCTGGTGGTCCAGAACTCGATGATGGTCGCGCCTCTACGTCTTACCTTCTTTGGAAAGATGACAAGGGCAGAGTACTTGTAGATGCTGGAAGCGGCAGTAGTGTTCAATTTGGCGCGTCGGGTGCTGATTTTACCGATATAGACACCATTTTATTATCTCACTTACATACCGATCATGCCGCCGATTTACCCAGTTTTATCAAGGGAAGCTACTTTACCCGTCGAGATACAGATTTATCCGTATATGGCCCAGCCGGTAACGACCTAATGCCAAGTATCCAAGCGTATCTTGATGCGCTAATAGGTAAAGAAGGGGCTTTTAAATATTTGTCATCTTACACCCAAGAAGGTGAAGATGATTACAAAGTGTCTGCACACACGATTGCAGATAACGCATTCTCAACATCTATCAATAACGATATCAGCATTGATGCTGTATCGGTGCACCACGGACCTATACCTGCGTTGGCGTGGAAAGTCACTATTGACGAATGTGTTGCCGTATTCTCAGGCGATACCAACAATGCAGATGGAACATTAGCAAACTTTGCTAAGCATGCTGATGTGCTCGTGTTGCATAACGCGATTGAGGATATTGAAAAGGGGGCGGGTAGCGCAGCCACCAACTTGCATATGACGCCTAAGCAGATTATTGAAATTGCTAAAGCGTCCGAAGCAAAGCGTATCGTGCTTTCTCATATAATGAAGCGTAGCGAAGCTGGTTTAGACGGACTTACAGAGGCGATTGCGGTTATTGCACCCGGACGGGTATTCGCAGCGCAGGATTTGATGAATATTCCATTGGTGAGCGACCTCTCAAGTGAAGAAGGCCGCTAA
- a CDS encoding type II secretion system protein N — MKSKFGWLVGGIVAFLIFAIAYMPAIQVIGRVDLPKNVSISGVSGTLWTGKAQTIVVNGLPINNVNWELSPLALLIGNVSAHVKAGNIRDVNDIAFEGPFKTSLFNTNKIETTNFSVYLPVDRVLAQVNLPLPVNASGRFKVKLDELTFGPQCVALQGTGDWLNAAVAGTQGPIDFGTYSAKLRCMGDDIGIVVSEPNLLGLSIDAVVSPDMKKVKVDGKFKPDDSLPQEVHQASKFFGQPDANGYIAIKLQ, encoded by the coding sequence ATGAAGTCTAAGTTTGGTTGGCTAGTGGGTGGCATTGTTGCCTTTCTAATTTTTGCAATTGCTTACATGCCTGCTATTCAGGTAATTGGCAGAGTAGACTTGCCAAAAAATGTATCGATTAGCGGTGTGAGTGGCACATTATGGACAGGTAAAGCGCAAACCATTGTGGTGAACGGACTACCTATTAATAACGTTAATTGGGAGCTTAGCCCCCTTGCGTTGCTAATTGGAAATGTCAGTGCGCATGTAAAAGCGGGCAACATTCGCGATGTAAACGACATTGCGTTTGAAGGGCCATTTAAAACCAGCTTGTTCAATACAAACAAAATAGAAACCACGAATTTCTCGGTTTATTTACCGGTAGACCGCGTGCTTGCGCAAGTGAACTTACCCCTGCCTGTTAATGCCAGTGGGCGATTTAAAGTGAAGCTCGACGAACTTACTTTTGGCCCTCAGTGTGTGGCACTACAAGGCACCGGTGATTGGTTGAATGCAGCAGTTGCAGGTACTCAAGGCCCTATCGACTTTGGGACTTATTCTGCCAAACTTCGCTGCATGGGTGATGACATTGGTATTGTGGTTAGCGAGCCAAATCTACTTGGTCTGTCTATTGATGCTGTGGTTAGCCCAGACATGAAAAAAGTGAAAGTAGACGGGAAATTTAAGCCAGATGATAGCCTTCCTCAAGAGGTACATCAGGCGTCTAAATTCTTCGGACAACCTGATGCGAATGGCTATATCGCGATTAAATTACAATAG
- the gspM gene encoding type II secretion system protein GspM, translated as MNALISKFKALTEREQILVMISAVVVVIGLFYFLIWSPLNASLHQQKQLLDNQQSLLVWVKDSAVRAQQLRKSSNRSAPFKGSLPQAVNRTTSRHSIAISRMQPQDDELQVWIDQAPFNDVLEWLKTLEGMGIVIIQADIAEADDPGYIKVRRLQLGKA; from the coding sequence CGCACTAATCAGCAAATTTAAAGCGCTTACCGAGCGCGAGCAAATACTGGTCATGATCTCTGCTGTGGTAGTGGTCATTGGCTTATTTTACTTTTTGATTTGGTCGCCCCTTAACGCGTCTTTGCATCAGCAAAAGCAATTGTTAGATAACCAACAAAGCTTGCTCGTGTGGGTGAAAGACAGTGCCGTTCGCGCCCAACAGCTAAGGAAAAGCAGTAACCGCTCTGCACCTTTTAAAGGTTCACTTCCACAAGCCGTTAACCGTACTACATCAAGGCACAGCATCGCTATTTCGCGCATGCAGCCGCAAGATGATGAGTTACAAGTTTGGATAGACCAAGCCCCATTTAATGACGTTCTTGAGTGGTTAAAAACCTTAGAAGGTATGGGTATTGTTATTATTCAGGCCGATATTGCCGAAGCAGATGATCCAGGTTACATCAAAGTTCGCCGTTTACAGTTAGGAAAAGCATGA